GGGCTCGTCCTTTCCGACAGTGTAGGACGAACCGTTCCCCAAGCCCAGTCATCGCCGCCCGCGTGGGCGTGGATTGGTTCAGAGGTACTCGTCGACCGGCTCGACCATCTTCTCGGGAGCCAGAATGGCGACCAGTTCTCGGGCGGCGTCGCGGTCGCCACGAGACACCTGAAGGCGGGCGCGGCCGTCGGGAGCCCCGTTGAAGTCGCCCCAGGCGCGAAGCGAAGCGGTCTGGATCGTCAACTGGTCGCTGAACCACCCCTCGCGCAGGCCAACGGCCGACACCACCTCTCGAGGAATGCGGACCTCGTGAACCTTCGCCTTCGAGTAGCATCCCCAGTAGTTGACCCGGTATTCGAGCACAACCTCGTCGTCTTCCAGACGAATCAGGCCCTTGAGTTCGTGGAACGAGGACCAGTCGGTGCAGGCAAAGGGAATGGCGATCATGATGGTCGGCCCTCTCGTCGATCCGTGCGCAGGACGAAACGCAACAGGGGTGATTCGCCCGGCCGCTCCGATTCTTTTCGGAATTTTTTTCAGCCCGCCCGCTCGTCGATCGAGGGGAACGGGCGAAGGGGTCCGCCCGGTCCCGGCGTTGACGGTGGAGCAAGGGCCCCCGGCACCCCTCCCAAAGGGTGAGTACCGGGGGCTCAGAGGATCGACCCAGGCCGAAGCGCGGTCGATCAGGAGACGATGCGGGCCAGGCGACGGAGGCCGGGAACGATCTCCGAGCGGTCAAGCGTTTCCAAGGCCATGTCAATCACGGCGTCGTCTCCGAGCGAGTCGGCTCGATCGTCATCGGCAACCGGGATCGTCGTCAGCGCGATCGGCGAGACCGAGGGGCCGGCGTCGATCGGCCAGCCGCGGTCGGTCGCCGGAGTGGCATCAGCCTCGACCGACTCCGCCGGGCGGATCGTGTTGCCAGGGACGACGGGGCGGATCACCGGATCGGGTACGGTCAGGGCCGCGATCGCCACCGAGGCCCCTCGACCGCGTCCACGCCCCGGAGTGGCCGGGGCGGCCTCGGGGTCAGCGCTGCTCGGCGAGGAGGCGCCATTGATGCTCAGGACGTACTCGCCCTGGGTGTCCTCAAGGCCCTCGACCTTGATCGCGTAGAGCCCGCCGCCATTCTTCGGAACCTTGTACTTCAGGCCGACCTGGCGGTTGGAGGCGGTCCCCTGGACCTCGGCTACGATGTTCCCCGAGGGATCGTAGAGGCGGACGACCGGGATCAAACCGTTCTCAAACGCCCCAGGGCCCCGGGCTGGGAGCAGAAGGTCGACCTGAAGCATCCGGTTGCCGGCGACCTCGACGAGCGACACATCGCGGTCGGAACCGGAGCGGAAACTCAGGTTATCAAACGCGAAGGCGCCCGCCACCGAGGAATTCGGGGCGATCTCCGCTCGCGAGACTGGCGTGCCCTCGTACTGGAACTGGCCTTCTGCGAAGAAGAAACCCTGCGGGCTCACGGCCACCTGGAAGGTGCCGATGAGGCTGTTGGTGGCGTCGAACAGCGTGACGGTGGCACCGTCGGGTATCGAGAGGTTGGCCGAAAGCGCCAGGCCGAACTCCAGGGAGGAGACCGGCTGGTCGAAGTCGAGCGTCAGGACCCCTGCGGCCGAACCGACCAGGCTCGGGTCGCTGATGAAGGTCGTTGTGCCAGGCCCGAGGGTGTTGAACGTGGCCGCGGTCGAAGGGACCCCGCCGATCGTGTAGCCGAAGGTGACCCCGGCCAGGCTGACGCCGTTGGCCGGCTGCGAGGGCAGTTCATCAAAGGCAATCGTCGCCTCCTGCCCCTGGCCGACATGGCCAAGCGTCCACAGGCGACCGGCGGCCGAGGGAGACAGGACCGGCTGGGCCGAGGCCAGATCGTCGTTGCCTTCCAGGTCGAACGTCAGGCTGCGGGTCGCCACCAGGCTGTAGTCGGTGTTGGAATCACCGGACACGCGGACGTAATAGGTTCCCGATTCCGGGGCGACGAACTGGATCAGGTCATCGACGTTGGTGGGAAGGCCTTCGAGTCCGAGGTCGATGCTGATGGCATCGAATTCGGCCTGTCCGGGTCCGGTCGCCGACTGCGGGATCATCTCACGGAACAGCAGGCGGACGGTCGAACCGGCGAAGGCGGAGAGGTCGGCCGAGTGCGATTGCCAGCCGGTGTCTCCGGTCGGGTTTTCGGCCTGGGTTCCGGTTGAAAAGACCGAAACCTCCTGAAGCACGACGTTGGTGGCCGGATCGACGATCAGGACCTCGCGGGTCCTCGGCAGACTGGCAAAGGAGCCGAGGGTGAAGTTCCACTGAATCCGATCCTTCCAGGAGAGGGTCGGGCTGGTGTCGGCCGGAATCGTAACATCCTGGAACATCAAGAATTCCATCGGACCGCTGCCGTCGAAGCCGTTCCAGGCCACGAAGGTGCCGTCCTGAGGCTCGGTCAGGGCCATGTCAAAGCCGCCGCCGACTCCAGCACCGCTGACCGCCCAGGGTCGGAAGGGACCGCCGGTGGTCTGCACGGTCCAGCCGGAGAAGTCGCCCGTTTCGAAGCTGCCGTTGACGATCAGTTCGTTTTGCTGCTGGAAGGAAAGCCCCTCGGCCAGAACCTGGCCGTTGGCGTCGAGCAGTTCCAGTTGCACCGCGCCGGCAGAGAGGGCCTTGGCCGCCAGGGTCAACGACTGGCCGGCGTCGAGCGTGACGGCGTGCAGGTCGGTGTCGGCAAAGCCGAACTGCGTGACCAGCCCATAGGGTTGGGGAGCGGCCTGCGTAAAGCCGACAATCCCGAGCTCGGCATTGACGTTGCCCGGGAACGAGTAAATGCGCGTCGTCGAGGATTGCTGGAACGAGCCCGAGGCATCGATAAAGTTCGAGACGGGGGAATTGCGCATCTCGATGTCGAGCAGCAGATCGCCCTGGCTGGGGTCGTAGTCGAACAGCGCGGCCACATCGAGCACGATGTCAAAGGGATTGGGGGACCCGGTGCCCGTGCTGGAGAGGGTCATCTGGCCATCGAAGACCGTCACGAATCCGTCGCCAATGTTCTCGGCGAAAACGGGAGACGCGGTGGCCACGCTCGTCGCGGCGTAACCCAGGCGGATCCTCGCGTCGATGACCACGTTGGAGAACGGCCCGGCTCCCACGTTGCGGCGGAAGCGAACCTCGTCAATCAGCCCTCCTTCGGCGAACTCCGAGGCCGAGTAGATTTGTTGATAGCGCATGCTCGGCTGACCGAACTGGCCAATGTGGAACGGCCAGGCATTGCCCGTGTCTCCCTCGACATCCTCCAGGGCCGCAGGGACGGTCGCCTGATTGCCCGCGTCGATGCGCCCGAGCACCGCGGCCCGTGCCGGACGGCTCGAAACCGGGTCGTCGTAACCGCCAAGCATCGAGAGAAAGGCCGGGTCGAGCGACTGGGCCGAACCGATCGTGTCGTTCGCTTCCCCGCCTCGACCTTCGGCCTCCAGCGCCGCGTTGAGCAAGACGCGCAGATCGTAACCGCCTCCGGAACCGTCTTCCCCTCGGACCGTGATGACGAACGACCGGGCCGACGGCGCGTTGCGGCCAGGCGAATTCAAAGGCCCTCCGACCGGCTCGGTCTGGATCATGGCCACACCGTCCGACGCCACCGCCGAGGCAACGATCTGCAAATTGCCCTCGTCGTCGGCCATTGCCAGTTCGACAATCGGCTGCAATCCGCTTCTCGCCGCGACCTCGATGGTCAGCGTCTGGCCGGGATCGACGAGCAGCTCGTAGCGATCGGCCGCCTCGGAAGAGAACGTCGCGAGGAACCCGTTCGCGGTGGCTTCGTAGACGAGCGAGCCCAGCGGTTCGACCGCCTCGAACGGCGGCAAGACGCGTAGCTCGTCGCTCCCCTGGAGCAGTTGCAGGGTGGAGAAGGCGTTGAGTCGACCGCCGGTGATGGTGATCCCCTGCAGCGAGGGCACGGGATCGACCCCGGCCAGGATCGCCTCCTTGATCAAGGATGCGCCAACACCCGGCGCGATGGAGGCCGCCAGCGCCGCCACGCCGGTCACGTGAGGTGAGGCCATCGACGTGCCGTTGAAAAAGGCGTAGTTGCTGTTGGGGAGCGTACTCAAGACATTGACCCCTGGCGCCCCCAGGTGAACCGTGTTCGGGCCGAAGCTGGAGAAGCTCGCCCGCTGGTCTCGGTTGTCCGTGGCCGCGACCGAGATCACGTTCGGCAAAGCGAGGTTGGCCGGGAAGGCGGGGGACAGGTCGTTGTTGCTATTGCTGTTGCCAGCAGAGGCAACCAGCAAGATGTCGTTCTCGGCCTTGCGCTGGGCCGCATCGAACAGCAACGGGCTGAAAGGGATGCCGTAGCTATTGTTCGTGGCGACCACGTCGACGCCGAAGTCTCCCTTCATTGTCGCCACGTAGTTGTATGCCTGGATTGCTCCGGCAAGCGTGGGGCCGGCGGTGCCGATGTTCAGGGGCATGAGCTGGACATCCCAGTTCACCCCAGCCACCCCGACCCCGTTGTTCCCGACGGCGCCGACGGTCCCCGAGACGTGCGTGCCGTGGCTGTTGAAGTCAAAGGGGTTGTTCGTGTTCGTGACGAAGTTCCAGCCGATCAGGTCGTCGACGTAGCCGTTGCCCGCGGTGTCAACACCGTCGGCCCAGGCCGGATTGTTCAGCAGGTCGAAGCCGTCGATGTAACCGTTGCCGTTGAGGTCGGAGACGAACGCCGCATTGGCCGGGTGGTTCAGGTCGCGGAACAGGATCATCCCGTCGCCGGTAACGTCCGTCAGAGCCCCCCGCAGGGCGGCCGGAATCTCGGCCTGGTTCATCCAGACGTTCAGGTACAGGTCGGGGTGGGTATAGTCCATGCCGCTGTCGATGATGCCGACGGCGACGTGGCTGCTGCCGGTCGAGATGTCCCAGGCACCTGGCGCGCCGATATCGGCCCCGGGAATCCCGGCCTGGGCGCCGATGACCTGGCCGGTGTTCTCCAGGCCCCAGAGAGCGCCGAAGGACGGGTCGTTCGGGATGGCGGTCCACTCCCCCACGAAGTTTGGTTCGAGGGCATGTGTATGCCCCGTTCGCGTCAATGCGGCGGCCACGGAGTCGGGATCGACGCCGGCATCGACCCGCACCAGGAACGTGCCATCCATCCCCAGGTGCTCAACCCTTGAAACCAACCCTGCATCATCGAGCAGTTGCCGGACCGAATCGGCCTGGGTCGTCGCCTCGCCAGTGACGTCGTCCAGGCGAACGATGTATTCATCGGGCCTGGCCAGCGCCTCGACATCGTTCCAACGGACCAGCACCGCTCCCTCAGCCACCTGCTGCTGGCCGGCATAGG
The DNA window shown above is from Tautonia marina and carries:
- a CDS encoding S8 family peptidase, with product MRHSRSISRNVRRLRTLESLEERVLLSAYAGQQQVAEGAVLVRWNDVEALARPDEYIVRLDDVTGEATTQADSVRQLLDDAGLVSRVEHLGMDGTFLVRVDAGVDPDSVAAALTRTGHTHALEPNFVGEWTAIPNDPSFGALWGLENTGQVIGAQAGIPGADIGAPGAWDISTGSSHVAVGIIDSGMDYTHPDLYLNVWMNQAEIPAALRGALTDVTGDGMILFRDLNHPANAAFVSDLNGNGYIDGFDLLNNPAWADGVDTAGNGYVDDLIGWNFVTNTNNPFDFNSHGTHVSGTVGAVGNNGVGVAGVNWDVQLMPLNIGTAGPTLAGAIQAYNYVATMKGDFGVDVVATNNSYGIPFSPLLFDAAQRKAENDILLVASAGNSNSNNDLSPAFPANLALPNVISVAATDNRDQRASFSSFGPNTVHLGAPGVNVLSTLPNSNYAFFNGTSMASPHVTGVAALAASIAPGVGASLIKEAILAGVDPVPSLQGITITGGRLNAFSTLQLLQGSDELRVLPPFEAVEPLGSLVYEATANGFLATFSSEAADRYELLVDPGQTLTIEVAARSGLQPIVELAMADDEGNLQIVASAVASDGVAMIQTEPVGGPLNSPGRNAPSARSFVITVRGEDGSGGGYDLRVLLNAALEAEGRGGEANDTIGSAQSLDPAFLSMLGGYDDPVSSRPARAAVLGRIDAGNQATVPAALEDVEGDTGNAWPFHIGQFGQPSMRYQQIYSASEFAEGGLIDEVRFRRNVGAGPFSNVVIDARIRLGYAATSVATASPVFAENIGDGFVTVFDGQMTLSSTGTGSPNPFDIVLDVAALFDYDPSQGDLLLDIEMRNSPVSNFIDASGSFQQSSTTRIYSFPGNVNAELGIVGFTQAAPQPYGLVTQFGFADTDLHAVTLDAGQSLTLAAKALSAGAVQLELLDANGQVLAEGLSFQQQNELIVNGSFETGDFSGWTVQTTGGPFRPWAVSGAGVGGGFDMALTEPQDGTFVAWNGFDGSGPMEFLMFQDVTIPADTSPTLSWKDRIQWNFTLGSFASLPRTREVLIVDPATNVVLQEVSVFSTGTQAENPTGDTGWQSHSADLSAFAGSTVRLLFREMIPQSATGPGQAEFDAISIDLGLEGLPTNVDDLIQFVAPESGTYYVRVSGDSNTDYSLVATRSLTFDLEGNDDLASAQPVLSPSAAGRLWTLGHVGQGQEATIAFDELPSQPANGVSLAGVTFGYTIGGVPSTAATFNTLGPGTTTFISDPSLVGSAAGVLTLDFDQPVSSLEFGLALSANLSIPDGATVTLFDATNSLIGTFQVAVSPQGFFFAEGQFQYEGTPVSRAEIAPNSSVAGAFAFDNLSFRSGSDRDVSLVEVAGNRMLQVDLLLPARGPGAFENGLIPVVRLYDPSGNIVAEVQGTASNRQVGLKYKVPKNGGGLYAIKVEGLEDTQGEYVLSINGASSPSSADPEAAPATPGRGRGRGASVAIAALTVPDPVIRPVVPGNTIRPAESVEADATPATDRGWPIDAGPSVSPIALTTIPVADDDRADSLGDDAVIDMALETLDRSEIVPGLRRLARIVS